A part of Rhodamnia argentea isolate NSW1041297 chromosome 8, ASM2092103v1, whole genome shotgun sequence genomic DNA contains:
- the LOC115744752 gene encoding O-fucosyltransferase 36-like has product MARDAASFSSDEEDDHRNLIHQNDTKPVSPAEHRAASFDVEDFETRIGGDRRSKLAKVAFNKRYLVAVVLPIFIVVLYFTADLRSLFSYNLSSIKADSFGDRMRESELRALYLLKQQQLGLLTLWNQTFRDSGADQNSSLSGSNSSEINKGHQSLASSSASFDDFKSAVLKQISWNKEIQDVLLLPHQSGNLSVEGAGDVGLANFGEYGFDRCKKVDQRFSERRTSEWNPKSNKFLLAICLSGQMSNHLICLEKHMFFAAVLNRVLVIPSSRVDFRYHRVLDVDHINQCLGRKVVISFEEFSEIRKKHLHIDRFICYFSLPQHCYVDDEHVKKLKNLGLSMGKLESPWVEDVKRPNKRTVQDIQAKFASNDDVIAIGDVFFADVEREWVMQPGGPLAHKCKTLIEPSRLIMLTAERFIQTFLGKDYIALHFRRHGFLKFCNAKKPSCFYPIPQAADCISRVVGRANTPVIYLSTDAAESETGMLQSLIVVNGRVVPLVKRPASNSAEKWDALLYRHGLQDDAQVEAMLDKTICAMSSVFIGASGSTFTEDILRLRKDWGSASVCDEYLCQGEEPNFIAGNE; this is encoded by the exons ATGGCGCGGGACGCCGCCTCTTTCTCCTCCGACGAAGAGGACGACCATCGGAACCTAATCCACCAGAACGACACCAAGCCAGTATCGCCCGCGGAGCATCGAGCGGCCTCCTTCGACGTCGAGGACTTCGAGACTCGCATCGGCGGCGACCGCCGGTCGAAGCTGGCGAAGGTCGCGTTCAACAAGAGGTACCTCGTCGCCGTCGTCCTCCCTATCTTCATTGTCGTCCTGTACTTCACCGCCGACCTCCGGAGCTTGTTCTCGTATAATCTTTCGTCGATTAAGGCCGATTCGTTCGGTGATCGCATGAGGGAGTCCGAGTTGCGAGCTCTGTATTTGCTGAAGCAACAACAGCTAGGGCTTCTGACTTTGTGGAATCAGACTTTTCGAGATTCAGGAGCTGACCAGAATAGTAGTCTGAGTGGCTCGAATTCGAGTGAGATCAACAAGGGGCATCAGTCCTTGGCGTCGTCGTCCGCGTCGTTTGATGATTTTAAGTCCGCTGTGCTAAAGCAAATTTCGTGGAATAAAGAGATTCAGGATGTATTGTTATTGCCCCATCAGTCTGGTAACTTGTCCGTGGAAGGTGCTGGCGATGTAGGGCTTGCAAATTTTGGTGAATATGGTTTTGATCGGTGTAAAAAGGTGGATCAGAGGTTTTCAGAGAGGAGAACTAGTGAGTGGAATCCGAAATCCAATAAATTTCTGCTTGCGATTTGTCTATCGGGTCAAATGTCCAACCATTTGATTTGCTTAGAGAAGCATATGTTCTTCGCTGCTGTACTTAACCGGGTTTTGGTTATCCCAAGCTCTAGGGTCGATTTTCGGTACCATAGGGTGCTGGATGTTGATCATATAAATCAATGCTTGGGTCGGAAGGTTGTCATTTCATTTGAGGAGTTTTCCGAGATTAGAAAGAAGCACTTGCATATCGATAGGTTCATTTGTTATTTCTCTTTGCCGCAACATTGTTATGTTGATGATGAACAtgtaaagaaattgaaaaatctggGGCTATCAATGGGCAAGCTCGAGTCCCCCTGGGTGGAAGATGTGAAGAGGCCAAATAAGAGGACAGTCCAAGACATCCAGGCAAAGTTTGCATCCAATGATGATGTTATTGCAATCGGAGATGTATTTTTTGCGGACGTGGAGCGGGAATGGGTGATGCAACCTGGCGGTCCGCTTGCTCACAAATGCAAGACTTTGATCGAACCGAGTCGTCTGATTATGCTTACAGCGGAACGTTTTATCCAGACATTCTTGGGAAAGGATTATATTGCTCTTCATTTTCGGCGACATGGTTTTTTGAAGTTCTG CAATGCTAAGAAGCCAAGTTGCTTTTACCCTATTCCTCAAGCCGCTGATTGCATCAGTCGGGTGGTTGGAAGAGCCAATACACCTGTAATTTATCTTTCCACGGATGCAGCAGAGAGTGAAACTGGCATGCTGCAGTCACTGATTGTGGTGAATGGGAGAGTTGTTCCCCTTGTTAAACGCCCTGCTAGTAATTCGGCGGAAAAATGGGATGCTCTGCTGTATAGGCATGGCCTCCAGGATGACGCGCAG GTGGAAGCCATGCTAGACAAGACGATTTGTGCAATGTCGAGCGTGTTCATTGGAGCTTCTGGATCGACATTTACGGAGGACATATTGCGGCTCCGGAAGGACTGGGGATCAGCCTCTGTCTGCGATGAGTACTTGTGCCAAGGTGAAGAGCCGAACTTTATAGCAGGCAATGAATGA